In a genomic window of Magnolia sinica isolate HGM2019 chromosome 14, MsV1, whole genome shotgun sequence:
- the LOC131225198 gene encoding small ribosomal subunit protein uS11z-like, translated as MSRRKTREPKEENVTLGPTVREGENVFGVAHVYASFNDTFIHVTDLSGRETLVRVTGGMKVKADRDESSPYAAMLAAQDVAQRCKELGITALHIKLRATGGNKTKTPGPGAQSALRALARSGMKIGRIEDKTPIPHDSTRRKGGRRGRRL; from the exons ATG TCCAGAAGAAAGACCAGGGAACCCAAAGAGGAAAATGTCACACTTGGACCGACTGTACGAGAAGGGGAGAATGTTTTTGGTGTTGCCCATGTTTATGCCTCATTCAATGACACTTTCATT CATGTGACTGATTTGTCTGGGAGAGAAACATTGGTTCGTGTCACTG GTGGGATGAAAGTTAAAGCTGATAGGGATGAATCCTCACCTTATGCAGCCATGCTTGCAGCACAAGATGTTGCACAACGCTgcaag GAGCTTGGGATTACTGCCCTTCACATTAAACTACGTGCAACTGGAGGAAACAAGACTAAGACGCCAGGTCCTGGTGCCCAATCTGCTCTCAGAGCTCTTGCACGGTCTGGAATGAAGATTGGTCGCATTG AGGATAAAACCCCAATCCCCCACGACAGCACTCGCAGAAAGGGCGGGAGAAGAGGGAGGAGGCTGTAG